The following proteins are encoded in a genomic region of Sulfurimonas sp. HSL3-7:
- a CDS encoding HAMP domain-containing sensor histidine kinase, translated as MSATNDSGINFAENRTLRAFVLLYGVMALFILVLIGTIYHSYSKELMLSTHRLSMQLEAESYIPRLMAWKGERGNKEAFPIDIAYHTAIYTKNGTAVVSYFDLPLKQFVPGIYKEGDQIHFVMAMGSYGMKGMLLGFETRDDGLWLKAMWMNFLLYGGMLFTVLLFLGIALSRLFIRPMREAVVLLDNFIKDTTHELNTPVSTIVTNVETIDLAALDEKTRKKIRRIDIAAKTIASIYEDLTYLILHHKVAAVDEPLQMEEIVQERITYFSDHFAQKQLDVRLRLSACTLTADRSKIIRIIDNLLSNAVKYNRRGGTIEVFLDESKLQVRDSGKGIDPSKLNQIFERYSRFDKSVGGFGIGLHIVASIVEEYGFKVEVESGPQKGTGITVFWQR; from the coding sequence TTGTCAGCCACAAACGACTCGGGTATCAATTTCGCTGAAAACAGAACGCTCCGTGCCTTCGTCCTTTTGTACGGGGTGATGGCGCTTTTTATTTTAGTGCTGATCGGTACGATCTATCATAGCTATTCTAAAGAGCTGATGCTCTCCACCCATCGCCTGTCGATGCAGCTAGAAGCCGAAAGTTATATCCCGAGGCTGATGGCATGGAAAGGTGAAAGGGGTAATAAAGAGGCTTTCCCGATCGATATTGCGTATCATACGGCCATCTATACAAAAAACGGTACCGCTGTAGTCTCATACTTCGATCTGCCGCTTAAGCAGTTCGTTCCGGGCATCTATAAAGAAGGTGATCAGATCCATTTTGTCATGGCAATGGGATCATATGGGATGAAAGGGATGCTTTTGGGCTTTGAGACCAGGGATGACGGACTGTGGCTGAAAGCGATGTGGATGAACTTTCTGCTATACGGCGGTATGCTTTTTACCGTACTGCTTTTTCTCGGAATCGCCCTCTCGCGTCTTTTTATCCGTCCGATGCGCGAAGCGGTCGTCCTGCTGGATAATTTTATCAAAGACACGACCCATGAACTTAATACGCCGGTAAGTACCATTGTGACCAATGTCGAGACGATCGACCTTGCCGCGCTCGACGAGAAAACGCGTAAAAAGATACGGCGTATCGATATCGCAGCCAAAACCATCGCTTCTATTTACGAAGATCTTACCTACCTTATTTTGCATCATAAGGTCGCGGCAGTAGATGAGCCGCTGCAGATGGAAGAGATAGTGCAGGAACGCATCACCTATTTCAGCGACCACTTTGCCCAAAAGCAGCTTGACGTCAGGCTGAGGCTCTCTGCCTGCACCCTCACTGCCGATCGGAGCAAGATCATTCGTATTATCGACAACCTGCTTTCCAATGCCGTCAAGTACAACAGAAGGGGCGGCACTATCGAGGTTTTTTTGGATGAAAGCAAACTCCAGGTCCGTGACAGCGGAAAAGGGATAGACCCGTCAAAACTGAACCAGATCTTTGAGCGTTACAGCAGGTTTGACAAGAGTGTCGGCGGTTTTGGGATAGGACTGCATATCGTTGCGTCTATTGTAGAGGAGTATGGATTTAAGGTTGAGGTGGAGTCGGGCCCCCAAAAGGGGACCGGCATCACTGTTTTTTGGCAGCGATAA
- a CDS encoding c-type cytochrome codes for MRTLLLIMGITTLLGAADGAALFKKCTSCHGAAGEKHALNKSRIINEMSKEEIAAALKGYKAGTYGGAMKALMKGQIAAYSDEQIDTVAAFIAAKKQ; via the coding sequence ATGAGAACACTACTACTGATCATGGGCATAACAACACTCTTGGGTGCTGCCGACGGTGCAGCCCTGTTTAAAAAATGTACCTCTTGCCACGGGGCTGCAGGTGAAAAACATGCGCTCAATAAAAGCAGAATCATCAATGAAATGAGTAAAGAAGAGATCGCTGCAGCACTGAAAGGATACAAAGCAGGTACCTACGGCGGCGCGATGAAGGCCTTGATGAAAGGTCAGATCGCCGCCTACAGCGACGAACAGATCGATACGGTCGCAGCCTTTATCGCTGCCAAAAAACAGTGA
- the pckA gene encoding phosphoenolpyruvate carboxykinase (ATP) yields the protein MNPAEIEKLGIQNSGNIFYNLSYDELIDHELKNGECALAENGATMVDTGIFTGRSPKDKFFVDQEPSNKYIAWGDVNQPITKEHFDELYQIATAQLSDKDLYVMDLFTGSSPASKRNVRFISEIAWQAHFVKNMFIRPTESELNGFKPDFTVLNACKATNARYKEMGLNSDVFVLFNIEENVAIIGGTWYGGEMKKGIFSMMNYWLPLEGKMAMHCSANVGKNGDTALFFGLSGTGKTTLSTDPNRALIGDDEHGWDDEGVFNFEGGCYAKVINLDPKSEPEIHAAIRKNALLENVVYDEDGLVDYDDGSKTENTRVSYPIEHIENHQEGLMAGHPEKIIFLTADAFGVLPPVSKLSKEQAMYYFLSGYTAKVAGTERGITEPVATFSACFGEAFLPLHPTVYAKLLGEKIDKHNVEVYLVNTGWSGGAYGVGKRMSIKDTRACINAILDGSINNSEFDTTKTFRLQVPKTLGDINPNVLNPRNAWADKDAFDTQRDKLAEMFINNFTKYMTEDSEFDYSQAGPKVGS from the coding sequence ATGAACCCCGCAGAGATTGAAAAGTTAGGCATCCAAAACAGTGGCAATATCTTTTACAACTTAAGCTATGACGAACTGATTGATCACGAACTGAAAAACGGTGAGTGCGCATTGGCAGAAAATGGTGCGACCATGGTCGACACAGGTATCTTTACCGGACGCAGCCCTAAAGACAAGTTCTTTGTGGATCAAGAGCCTTCAAACAAATATATTGCCTGGGGTGATGTCAATCAGCCTATTACAAAAGAGCATTTCGACGAGCTCTATCAAATTGCCACAGCTCAACTCTCTGACAAAGATCTATATGTGATGGACCTTTTTACCGGTTCCTCGCCTGCGAGTAAACGCAATGTACGTTTCATCTCCGAGATCGCATGGCAGGCGCATTTTGTTAAAAACATGTTCATCCGTCCGACCGAGAGCGAACTTAACGGGTTCAAGCCGGACTTCACGGTACTGAATGCCTGTAAAGCGACCAATGCACGTTACAAAGAGATGGGACTCAATTCCGATGTCTTTGTCCTTTTCAATATCGAAGAGAATGTAGCGATCATCGGCGGTACCTGGTACGGCGGCGAGATGAAAAAGGGTATCTTCTCGATGATGAACTACTGGCTGCCGCTCGAGGGGAAGATGGCGATGCACTGTTCTGCCAATGTCGGCAAAAACGGTGACACGGCTCTTTTCTTCGGTCTGAGTGGTACAGGAAAGACAACACTCTCTACCGATCCGAACCGCGCGCTTATCGGTGATGATGAGCATGGATGGGACGACGAAGGTGTGTTCAACTTCGAGGGCGGCTGTTATGCCAAGGTGATCAACCTCGATCCTAAAAGCGAACCTGAGATTCATGCGGCTATCCGCAAAAATGCGCTATTGGAAAATGTTGTCTATGACGAGGACGGCCTGGTTGACTACGATGACGGTTCCAAAACAGAAAATACCCGTGTCTCTTATCCGATCGAACATATCGAGAACCACCAAGAGGGGCTGATGGCGGGTCACCCTGAAAAGATCATCTTCCTGACGGCGGATGCCTTCGGTGTTCTCCCTCCGGTTTCTAAACTCTCAAAAGAGCAGGCAATGTACTACTTCCTGAGCGGGTACACGGCAAAAGTCGCCGGGACAGAACGCGGCATTACCGAGCCGGTCGCAACATTCTCTGCCTGTTTCGGTGAGGCGTTCCTGCCGCTTCATCCGACAGTCTATGCAAAACTTCTCGGTGAGAAGATCGACAAGCACAACGTCGAGGTCTACCTGGTCAATACAGGCTGGAGCGGCGGTGCATACGGTGTCGGCAAGCGCATGAGCATCAAAGATACACGCGCCTGTATCAATGCTATCCTTGACGGCAGCATTAACAACTCCGAATTCGATACGACAAAGACCTTCCGCCTCCAAGTACCGAAAACACTGGGTGACATCAATCCAAACGTACTGAATCCTCGCAATGCATGGGCAGATAAAGATGCCTTCGATACTCAGCGTGACAAACTTGCGGAGATGTTTATTAACAACTTTACAAAATATATGACGGAAGACAGTGAATTCGATTATTCACAAGCAGGTCCGAAAGTCGGCTCTTAA
- a CDS encoding DedA family protein codes for MEDMLSNLVTYGYIGLFLYSLGGGFIALMAAAVLASQGKMDLSLAMGIAFVANFIGDTLLFYMARYHKNEMMNYLRRHRRKLALSHLLMKKHGRWVIYMQKFVYGIKTLIPLAIGITKYPFGRFTIHNFFATIIWTLVVGFGSYLAGNVLMSGYEAVADKPYLAPIIIVILGGSIWFYMSWATKKR; via the coding sequence ATGGAAGATATGCTCTCTAACCTCGTGACCTATGGTTATATAGGTCTGTTTTTATACTCTTTGGGCGGTGGTTTTATAGCCCTTATGGCGGCAGCCGTTCTGGCTTCACAGGGGAAAATGGATCTCAGCCTGGCGATGGGCATTGCCTTTGTCGCCAATTTTATCGGTGATACGCTGCTTTTCTATATGGCGCGTTATCACAAAAACGAGATGATGAACTATCTGCGCAGGCATCGCCGTAAACTGGCACTTTCGCATCTTTTGATGAAAAAGCACGGTAGATGGGTCATCTATATGCAGAAGTTTGTTTATGGTATCAAGACCTTGATCCCGCTGGCTATCGGGATTACGAAGTATCCATTTGGCAGGTTTACGATACATAACTTTTTTGCGACGATCATATGGACTCTGGTTGTCGGTTTTGGAAGTTATTTAGCCGGAAATGTGTTGATGAGCGGCTATGAAGCGGTTGCGGATAAACCGTATCTTGCACCGATCATCATTGTCATTTTGGGCGGAAGTATCTGGTTCTATATGTCGTGGGCGACGAAAAAACGATAA
- a CDS encoding ion transporter: MYSTLKQFVDSSGFKNFIIALIIINGITMGLETSKVIVSGYGAFLHFFDIAVITVFTLEILLRIYVYRVDFFKDPWSLFDFFVVAISLVPVSAGFEILRVLRVLRLFRLITVVPQMRKIVMALLSVIPGMVSIAGLMMLFFYIFAIMVTKLYGETFPQWFGTLGESFYTLFQIMTLESWSMGIVRPVMETYPGAWAFFIPFIFVVTFIMVNLIVAIVVDAMSIINAEEEAHIINEVQTTEDHTKTEIQRLRVEIGELKAIMLEAAKK, translated from the coding sequence GTGTATTCAACACTCAAGCAGTTTGTCGACAGCTCAGGTTTCAAAAACTTTATCATCGCGCTGATCATCATCAACGGCATCACGATGGGGTTAGAGACCTCCAAGGTGATCGTCAGCGGTTACGGCGCTTTTCTGCATTTTTTCGATATCGCCGTCATCACCGTTTTCACCCTTGAGATCCTCTTGAGGATCTATGTCTACCGGGTCGATTTTTTCAAGGACCCGTGGAGTCTCTTTGACTTTTTTGTCGTCGCGATTTCGCTTGTTCCCGTTTCGGCCGGGTTCGAGATACTCAGGGTACTGAGGGTGCTGCGTCTCTTCAGGCTGATCACCGTCGTACCTCAGATGAGAAAGATTGTTATGGCGCTGCTGAGTGTCATACCCGGCATGGTCTCGATTGCCGGGCTGATGATGCTCTTTTTCTACATCTTTGCAATCATGGTGACCAAGCTCTACGGGGAGACATTCCCTCAGTGGTTCGGTACGCTGGGCGAATCCTTCTACACGCTTTTCCAGATCATGACGCTGGAGTCCTGGTCGATGGGGATCGTCAGACCCGTCATGGAGACATACCCCGGTGCCTGGGCCTTTTTTATCCCCTTCATCTTCGTCGTGACCTTCATCATGGTCAACCTGATCGTCGCAATCGTCGTCGATGCGATGAGCATCATCAATGCTGAGGAGGAGGCGCACATCATCAACGAGGTTCAGACAACCGAAGATCACACCAAGACAGAGATACAAAGGCTAAGGGTGGAGATAGGAGAGCTCAAAGCCATCATGCTCGAAGCCGCCAAAAAATAG
- the uvrB gene encoding excinuclease ABC subunit UvrB: MADFSVKTEFEPTGDQPKAIAALSESITKGNRYQTLEGVTGSGKTYTMAKVIEKVKMPTIIMTHNKTLAAQLYSEFKSFFPNNHVEYFISYYDYYQPEAYIPRQDLFIEKDSAINEELERLRLSATANLLSYDDVIVIASVSANYGLGDPEEYEKMVQSIEVGDEISQKKLLLRLIDMGYARNDTYFDSGHIRVSGDVIDIFPPYMQDEAVRIEFFGDEVEAIYTFEVISNKRLEEHKRFTIYATSQFTVGQEKLSVAVKRIEEELDDRLDYLLKENKLVEAQRLKQRTEFDLEMLETTGMCKGIENYSRLFTGKKPGEAPYTLLDYFALHHDEYLIIVDESHVSLPQFRGMYAGDRSRKEVLVDYGFRLPSALDNRPLKLDEFINKAPHYLFVSATPAEYELEISATLAHQIIRPTGLLDPVITIKDSDNQVEDLHDEIKKTVAKGDRVLVTVLTKKMAEGLTKYMADLGIRIQYLHSDIDVIERNQLIRGLRAGEYDVLVGINLLREGLDLPEVSLVAILDADKEGFLRSETALTQTIGRGARNANGRVILYAKKMTGSMQRAIDKTNARREVQINYNKKHGITPKTVKRLLDTNLKVDDAGELYAKSKKADKMPKAERKKLLDELNRKMKEAAKNLEFEEAARLRDEIMKIKKL; this comes from the coding sequence TTGGCTGACTTCAGTGTAAAGACCGAGTTTGAACCGACAGGCGATCAACCGAAAGCGATAGCGGCACTTTCAGAGAGCATTACAAAAGGGAACCGTTACCAGACCCTCGAAGGGGTGACCGGAAGCGGCAAGACCTACACGATGGCGAAGGTGATCGAGAAGGTGAAGATGCCGACTATCATCATGACTCACAACAAGACCCTTGCTGCACAGCTCTACAGTGAGTTCAAATCCTTCTTTCCGAACAACCATGTCGAGTACTTTATCTCCTACTACGACTACTACCAGCCCGAGGCCTACATACCCCGCCAGGACCTTTTCATCGAAAAGGACAGTGCCATCAACGAGGAGCTGGAGCGGCTCCGCCTCTCCGCTACGGCCAACCTGCTCTCTTATGATGATGTCATCGTCATCGCCTCCGTCTCGGCCAACTACGGTCTTGGAGACCCGGAAGAGTATGAGAAGATGGTGCAGAGCATTGAAGTGGGCGATGAGATCTCGCAGAAGAAGCTGCTGCTGCGTCTCATCGACATGGGCTACGCCCGCAACGACACCTATTTCGACAGCGGACACATCCGCGTCAGCGGCGATGTGATCGACATCTTTCCGCCCTACATGCAGGATGAGGCCGTCCGCATCGAGTTCTTCGGCGATGAAGTGGAGGCCATCTACACCTTTGAAGTCATTTCGAACAAACGCCTTGAAGAGCATAAGCGCTTCACCATCTACGCCACCAGCCAATTTACTGTCGGCCAGGAGAAGCTCTCCGTCGCTGTAAAACGTATCGAAGAGGAGCTTGACGACAGACTCGACTACCTCCTCAAAGAGAACAAACTTGTCGAGGCACAGCGGCTTAAACAGCGCACCGAGTTTGATCTGGAGATGCTCGAGACGACCGGTATGTGCAAGGGAATCGAGAACTATTCCCGGCTTTTTACCGGCAAAAAGCCTGGCGAAGCGCCCTACACCCTGCTCGATTACTTTGCCCTTCACCATGACGAGTACCTGATCATCGTCGATGAATCACACGTCTCCCTGCCGCAGTTCCGCGGCATGTATGCCGGTGACCGCAGCCGTAAAGAGGTCCTGGTCGATTACGGTTTCCGCCTGCCGAGCGCGCTTGACAACCGTCCGCTCAAACTCGACGAGTTCATCAACAAAGCGCCCCACTACCTCTTCGTCTCTGCCACCCCTGCGGAGTATGAGCTGGAGATCTCAGCCACACTGGCCCACCAGATCATCCGTCCGACCGGGCTGCTCGACCCGGTTATTACCATAAAGGACTCCGATAACCAGGTCGAAGATCTGCATGACGAGATCAAAAAGACCGTTGCCAAAGGAGACAGGGTGCTTGTCACCGTGCTCACCAAGAAGATGGCGGAGGGGCTGACCAAGTATATGGCCGATCTTGGCATCAGGATCCAATACCTCCACTCTGACATCGATGTCATTGAGCGTAACCAGCTCATCCGCGGCCTGCGGGCGGGCGAATACGATGTTCTGGTCGGGATCAACCTGCTGCGCGAAGGGCTTGACCTGCCGGAAGTGAGCCTGGTCGCCATTCTCGATGCCGACAAAGAGGGCTTTTTACGCTCTGAAACAGCCTTGACACAGACCATAGGACGCGGTGCACGTAATGCAAACGGACGTGTCATCTTATACGCCAAAAAGATGACAGGCTCTATGCAGCGCGCCATCGACAAAACAAATGCACGCCGTGAGGTGCAGATAAACTACAACAAAAAGCACGGTATCACCCCGAAAACGGTCAAACGTCTTCTCGATACCAACCTTAAAGTCGACGACGCAGGCGAACTCTATGCAAAAAGCAAAAAGGCAGACAAGATGCCTAAGGCCGAACGTAAGAAACTGCTCGACGAGCTAAACCGTAAGATGAAAGAGGCGGCCAAAAACCTGGAGTTTGAAGAGGCTGCAAGACTGCGCGACGAGATCATGAAGATCAAGAAGCTGTAG
- a CDS encoding prepilin-type N-terminal cleavage/methylation domain-containing protein, with translation MKRAGFTMIELIFVIVILGILAAVAIPKLAATRDDAKTSGALTDLSTCIADAGSAFTATGTTDLTSAACVNANAGCFVISAADPASGDLSVAGGGPDAALAYCVDANTKATAKGLIKTHSFGGSNVIY, from the coding sequence ATGAAAAGAGCTGGTTTTACAATGATCGAATTGATCTTCGTTATCGTTATTTTGGGTATTTTGGCAGCCGTTGCTATTCCAAAACTTGCAGCGACTCGTGATGATGCCAAAACATCAGGTGCACTAACAGACTTGTCAACATGTATTGCAGATGCAGGTAGTGCATTTACAGCAACAGGAACAACAGACCTGACTTCAGCAGCTTGTGTAAATGCAAACGCTGGTTGTTTTGTAATTTCTGCAGCAGACCCAGCAAGTGGTGATCTTAGTGTTGCAGGTGGCGGTCCAGATGCAGCTTTAGCATATTGTGTAGATGCGAATACAAAAGCAACTGCAAAAGGTCTAATTAAAACACATAGTTTCGGTGGATCGAACGTAATATACTAA
- a CDS encoding prepilin-type N-terminal cleavage/methylation domain-containing protein codes for MKKSAFTMIELVFVIVVLGILAAIAVPKLAVTRDDAMISKGRSDVAAIRTGIVSERQARLVKGEHSFIAPDKLSVNKLFDGVMMYGITAGTGDGHWSGGGTSYTYKIKGESNVFTYTQATGKFECTSGSYCSKLTD; via the coding sequence ATGAAAAAAAGTGCATTTACGATGATAGAACTTGTTTTTGTGATCGTAGTTCTGGGCATACTGGCGGCAATAGCTGTTCCTAAGTTGGCTGTTACCCGTGATGATGCAATGATCTCTAAAGGGCGTTCCGATGTTGCCGCCATTCGTACGGGGATCGTTTCAGAAAGACAAGCGCGGTTGGTCAAAGGTGAACACAGTTTCATCGCGCCGGATAAGTTGTCTGTTAACAAACTTTTTGACGGTGTGATGATGTACGGCATAACAGCTGGTACGGGTGATGGTCACTGGAGCGGTGGAGGGACAAGCTATACGTATAAGATAAAAGGTGAGTCAAATGTATTTACTTATACACAAGCTACCGGAAAGTTTGAATGTACTTCAGGTTCATACTGCTCAAAATTAACTGATTAG
- a CDS encoding primosomal protein N' — translation MYFYKIALLNSPLEPLTYQSQSVIAVGHEVNVSLRNRQLTGVVVQACEIPEFKTSEIGTLTSNYYSPKQIKTAKFISEYYICSLGEALNLFVPFLSEECAVGTVNGKSVMENGEERKKQNNTSIVLSKKQDDALTFLQQHPVALLFGDTGSGKTEIYMRYFEDILQQGKRAIFLMPEISLTPQMQIRLEEHFGDAIVMWHSKVTKVQKKKLLERIYNGSAKIIAGARSALFLPVEDLGLIVVDEEHDDSYKSNARPRYNARDMAIYMGQLYKVPVVLGSATPSMSSYVKFPHYRLKGGHYTATREFFFESSREEITQNVEAAIVGTKAKDEQAMLFVPTRANFKYLICEACGHTHSCPYCSVGMSVHHKSNAIKCHYCNFSERIPTQCTKCGHEMLTSNRLGTAEAVRFFEENHPQIRVGQFDRDAVSTQNKLKKLLKAFNAGEIDLLIGTQMLSKGHDYHDVTLAVILGLDNQLNMSDYRAREKALSLLIQIAGRSGRKKAAKVLVQSYNRDFFEPYLNNYEQFLEDEKVFRQALYPPYRKLSRVLFAHQNAYKAEQDMMAMVENLRRFTAVEVIGFGTAQIEKIANKYRFQILLRAEKSTELIEALMRSKTPLAEIDMDPIEFM, via the coding sequence TTGTACTTTTATAAGATAGCACTGCTCAACTCCCCCCTTGAACCGCTAACCTACCAATCACAAAGTGTCATTGCCGTTGGGCATGAGGTTAATGTATCACTTCGCAACCGTCAGTTGACCGGTGTTGTCGTACAGGCTTGTGAAATCCCGGAATTCAAGACGAGCGAGATCGGGACACTGACGTCAAACTACTATTCTCCTAAACAGATCAAGACCGCAAAATTTATCTCAGAGTATTATATTTGTTCTCTCGGCGAAGCCTTGAACCTTTTTGTCCCTTTTTTAAGTGAAGAGTGTGCCGTTGGCACGGTAAATGGTAAATCGGTAATGGAGAATGGGGAAGAAAGGAAAAAGCAGAATAATACATCCATAGTCCTCTCAAAGAAACAAGATGATGCGTTAACGTTTTTGCAGCAGCATCCTGTTGCTTTGCTGTTCGGTGACACGGGTTCCGGCAAGACCGAGATCTACATGCGCTATTTTGAAGATATTTTACAACAGGGCAAACGAGCGATCTTTCTGATGCCGGAGATCTCTCTGACGCCGCAGATGCAGATCCGCCTCGAAGAGCATTTCGGCGATGCCATAGTGATGTGGCACTCCAAGGTGACCAAGGTGCAGAAGAAGAAGCTTCTTGAGCGCATCTATAACGGTTCGGCAAAGATCATTGCCGGAGCCCGCTCGGCGCTCTTTCTACCGGTGGAAGATCTGGGGTTGATCGTGGTGGATGAAGAGCATGATGACAGCTACAAATCCAACGCCCGTCCGCGCTATAATGCCCGGGATATGGCAATCTATATGGGGCAGCTATACAAGGTTCCTGTCGTCCTGGGAAGCGCGACACCATCGATGAGCTCCTACGTGAAGTTTCCCCACTACAGGCTGAAAGGCGGCCACTATACCGCTACAAGAGAGTTTTTTTTTGAGTCTTCGCGAGAGGAGATCACGCAAAACGTCGAAGCTGCCATTGTGGGAACAAAAGCCAAAGATGAACAGGCGATGCTTTTCGTTCCGACACGGGCAAATTTCAAGTATCTGATCTGTGAAGCCTGCGGTCATACCCACTCGTGTCCCTATTGCAGTGTCGGTATGAGTGTGCATCATAAAAGCAATGCCATTAAGTGCCACTACTGTAATTTTTCGGAAAGAATTCCGACACAATGCACGAAGTGCGGCCATGAGATGCTGACCTCAAACCGTTTGGGCACAGCGGAGGCTGTCCGTTTTTTCGAAGAGAACCACCCGCAGATCAGGGTAGGGCAGTTTGACCGTGATGCCGTCAGTACACAAAACAAACTCAAAAAACTGCTCAAAGCCTTCAATGCGGGAGAGATCGATCTGCTGATCGGTACGCAGATGCTCTCTAAAGGGCACGATTACCATGACGTGACACTGGCGGTGATCCTGGGGCTTGATAACCAGCTTAATATGAGTGATTATCGTGCCCGGGAGAAGGCGCTGTCGTTACTCATACAGATAGCAGGACGCAGCGGTCGTAAAAAAGCAGCCAAAGTCCTGGTGCAAAGTTACAACAGAGATTTTTTTGAACCGTATCTCAATAACTACGAGCAGTTCCTCGAGGATGAAAAAGTTTTCCGCCAAGCGCTTTACCCGCCGTACAGGAAGTTGTCACGTGTGCTTTTCGCGCATCAAAATGCCTATAAAGCAGAACAAGATATGATGGCAATGGTCGAAAATTTACGTCGTTTTACAGCTGTAGAAGTCATCGGTTTTGGTACTGCACAGATCGAGAAAATCGCCAACAAGTACCGTTTTCAGATCTTGTTAAGAGCAGAAAAAAGTACAGAATTAATTGAAGCTCTTATGCGCAGTAAAACGCCATTAGCCGAGATCGATATGGACCCTATAGAATTTATGTGA
- a CDS encoding type II secretion system protein, producing the protein MSFIAKRTAFTMIEMIFVIVILGILAGVAMTTLAATRDDAKGSRAAMNLATAIQDIGSHYTATGTLDVGATNAVVAGDCFVLVAADSDGDGVDDGITVTSSIGDGAHCASAIGIAAMNQLVGTRVFKETKVAY; encoded by the coding sequence ATGAGCTTTATCGCAAAACGAACAGCCTTTACTATGATAGAAATGATATTCGTCATTGTAATATTAGGTATCTTGGCAGGTGTCGCTATGACAACACTCGCTGCAACAAGAGATGATGCCAAAGGATCACGTGCAGCAATGAACCTGGCTACTGCTATTCAGGATATAGGGTCTCACTATACAGCAACAGGTACTTTGGATGTCGGTGCTACAAATGCTGTCGTAGCAGGTGATTGCTTTGTTCTTGTAGCTGCAGATTCTGATGGCGATGGTGTAGACGATGGTATTACAGTCACTTCAAGCATCGGAGACGGTGCTCATTGCGCATCGGCAATCGGGATAGCTGCTATGAACCAACTGGTAGGGACACGTGTGTTTAAAGAGACAAAAGTCGCCTATTAA
- the ispG gene encoding flavodoxin-dependent (E)-4-hydroxy-3-methylbut-2-enyl-diphosphate synthase: protein MIERVKTKKIYVGNVAVGGDAPISVQSMTYSQTHNVEATVAQINRLHFAGCDIVRVAVPDMQDALALKSIKEQISLPLVADIHFNYKLALVAAEVVDCIRINPGNIGDQSRVKDIVKACQERNIPIRVGVNAGSLEKQFENKYGQTAEGMVASAEYNIKFLEDLGFTDIKVSLKASDVQRTVDAYRMLRPKNDYPFHLGVTEAGTIFHATVKSAIGLGALLLDGIGDTMRVSITGELEEEINVGRAILKDSGAAAEGLNIISCPTCGRIEADLVSAVSEIEERTKHIKTPLNVSVMGCVVNAIGEAAHADVAIAYGKGKGLVMVKGEVVANLDEKELVERFVTEVEQMADKIEKEG from the coding sequence ATGATTGAACGTGTAAAAACCAAAAAAATATATGTCGGTAATGTCGCCGTCGGCGGGGATGCTCCGATCTCCGTACAGTCGATGACCTATTCGCAGACACACAATGTCGAAGCGACCGTGGCACAGATCAACCGTCTGCACTTTGCCGGTTGTGATATCGTACGGGTCGCAGTGCCGGACATGCAGGATGCGCTGGCGCTTAAAAGCATCAAAGAGCAGATCTCTTTACCGCTGGTCGCCGACATCCATTTCAACTATAAACTGGCGCTTGTTGCCGCAGAAGTGGTGGACTGTATCCGTATCAACCCGGGCAATATCGGTGATCAGTCGCGGGTCAAAGACATCGTCAAGGCGTGTCAAGAACGTAATATCCCGATCCGTGTCGGGGTCAATGCGGGTTCTCTGGAAAAGCAGTTTGAGAACAAATACGGTCAGACGGCGGAGGGGATGGTCGCTTCAGCCGAATATAATATCAAGTTTCTGGAAGATCTCGGATTTACCGACATCAAGGTCTCCTTGAAGGCGTCCGATGTGCAGCGCACTGTTGATGCCTACCGGATGCTTCGCCCTAAAAATGACTACCCTTTCCACCTCGGTGTAACCGAGGCGGGGACCATCTTCCATGCGACGGTCAAAAGCGCCATCGGCCTTGGCGCGCTGCTGCTTGATGGCATCGGTGATACGATGCGTGTTTCGATCACTGGAGAGCTCGAAGAGGAGATCAACGTCGGTCGTGCTATCTTGAAAGACAGTGGAGCTGCGGCCGAAGGGCTTAACATCATCTCCTGCCCGACCTGCGGGCGCATTGAAGCGGATCTGGTCAGTGCGGTCAGCGAGATCGAAGAACGCACCAAACATATCAAAACCCCGCTCAACGTCTCGGTCATGGGGTGTGTTGTCAACGCCATCGGCGAAGCGGCGCATGCGGATGTGGCGATCGCTTACGGCAAAGGCAAGGGGCTGGTAATGGTCAAAGGCGAAGTGGTGGCAAACCTGGATGAGAAGGAACTTGTCGAGCGCTTCGTCACCGAGGTCGAACAGATGGCCGACAAGATTGAGAAGGAGGGGTGA